Proteins encoded within one genomic window of Lysinibacillus louembei:
- the addB gene encoding helicase-exonuclease AddAB subunit AddB, translating to MALRIISGRAGTGKTTMLQQEVVQYLKEDPLGPPLFIIVPDQISFKTEYDLTNRYDVRGMIRAQALTFKRLAWFILQETGGIARDKIDSFGYRMLIRRILQDNKEQFSIFTQAAGKRGFTQEIEQLLREFSQYDITSTSIIELIKELETYGAANTLVAKMKDFQIILQQLEENIGEGYVDGEGFYPILVEQLQNSEKIKHSEIYIDGFTSFTIREFAIIEQLLLLAKRVTIVLPFDSEYDAADPQALFHRAAFTYDKLMDFAMQHQIDVEDRIHLTTNYRTQQSDLAHIEENFHESVPTAQTASGAVQIIEGTNRRAEVQGIAREIIRLVTEEQMRYKDIGIMYRQADIYDPLIATIFQQHDIPFFMNEKRPMLHHPFIEFMRSSLEAVISNWQYEPVFRAVKTDLFLPLADEAKNYREQLDKLENFVIAKGIIGKRWHDNDVWQYRRFRVLEKMGAVQTDKELEIQRMLEEARQIVREPLLQLEQTLKKAKTGLEIGRALYDYAEHLQLYDKLQKMKEQELETASELANEHDQVWNGWVNILDQFVLMFGEQEVTLQQAAEMLDEGYDSLRFSSIPPTIDVVTIATVEYSRFNNIKAVFIVGVNDGVYPMRIDKEGLLSDADRTYFDKLDYELAPNAKNRLLQEAFLIYQAFASPTDKLYITFASVDEEGKSLLPSLYITRLHKLFTVQNKRTLPHIRIFIDPVEELDQHKILSYLRHPKPAIAYLATQLKETEQTKLLAAEWRALRAFYRRYPEWERMLQFVTRPLYTINKAEPLQPTITERLYGEELQASVSRIEKFYRCPYSHFATYGLRLEERAEYRLETFAMGDLFHEALRTILTNGDMPPENYRQCLQRAREVVEPLVHIFSYRILESNSRYLYIKEKLIRVVARTLFALTEHAKVAKFKPLVHEKPFGKVDDKTMKKGIKPLPALEIPLENKRKMYLRGQIDRIDAYEENGQLHLRVVDYKSSSRDLDLNEVYHGISLQLLTYLDVAVKNAKELLALPEHQNIAVTPAGVLYVHVHDPLIRLEEYVDEQMRELQRLEKYRMQGLLTNEIPVLEAMDGNLLEQKKSPVIPVSMTTKGAIGAYSKTVDVETMPVLQDFVIEKHREAGNKIFTGVTDIYPYKLKNRTACDYCAFKAICQFDPSDGHQQYHNLSVKKTDDLIARVRKECGYSDITDTEETD from the coding sequence ATGGCTTTACGCATCATTTCAGGACGAGCTGGTACGGGGAAAACGACGATGCTTCAGCAAGAAGTCGTACAGTATTTGAAGGAAGATCCTTTAGGTCCCCCATTATTTATTATTGTGCCTGATCAAATTTCATTTAAAACAGAGTATGATTTAACGAATCGCTATGATGTGCGTGGAATGATACGTGCACAAGCGTTGACATTCAAGCGTTTAGCTTGGTTTATTTTGCAGGAAACAGGTGGCATTGCACGCGATAAAATCGATAGCTTTGGCTACCGCATGTTGATTCGTCGTATTTTACAGGATAATAAGGAGCAATTTTCAATTTTTACGCAGGCTGCAGGCAAGCGAGGATTTACACAGGAAATAGAGCAGCTGCTGCGAGAGTTTAGCCAATATGATATAACAAGCACCTCCATTATAGAACTAATAAAGGAGCTTGAGACATACGGTGCAGCCAATACATTAGTAGCGAAAATGAAGGATTTTCAAATTATTTTACAACAACTTGAGGAAAATATTGGAGAAGGTTATGTGGATGGGGAAGGCTTTTATCCAATTTTAGTTGAGCAATTACAAAACTCTGAAAAAATCAAGCACTCAGAAATATATATTGATGGCTTTACCTCATTTACAATAAGGGAATTTGCTATTATCGAGCAATTACTATTGTTAGCGAAACGTGTCACGATTGTCCTGCCTTTTGATAGTGAATATGATGCAGCAGATCCACAAGCATTATTTCATCGTGCTGCCTTTACATACGATAAATTAATGGATTTTGCTATGCAACATCAAATTGATGTGGAGGATCGGATACATTTAACAACAAATTATCGTACACAGCAATCCGATTTAGCACATATTGAAGAAAATTTTCATGAATCAGTTCCTACAGCACAGACTGCATCAGGAGCAGTACAAATTATTGAAGGAACGAATCGCCGTGCTGAAGTGCAAGGTATTGCACGGGAAATAATCCGTCTTGTGACAGAGGAACAAATGCGCTACAAAGATATCGGTATTATGTATCGCCAAGCAGATATATATGATCCACTAATTGCAACGATTTTTCAGCAGCATGATATTCCGTTCTTTATGAATGAAAAGCGCCCAATGTTGCATCATCCTTTTATTGAATTTATGCGCTCCTCATTAGAGGCAGTCATTTCAAATTGGCAATATGAGCCTGTCTTTCGTGCAGTGAAAACTGATTTATTTTTACCATTAGCTGACGAGGCGAAAAATTATCGAGAGCAGCTCGATAAGCTTGAAAATTTTGTGATAGCAAAGGGCATTATCGGAAAGCGTTGGCATGACAATGACGTTTGGCAATATCGTAGATTTCGTGTTTTAGAAAAAATGGGTGCTGTACAAACAGATAAAGAGCTTGAAATACAGCGGATGCTAGAAGAGGCACGCCAAATTGTCCGAGAACCATTGCTACAGTTGGAGCAAACTTTAAAGAAAGCGAAAACGGGTTTAGAGATAGGACGAGCTTTATATGATTATGCAGAGCATTTACAGCTATATGATAAGCTACAAAAAATGAAGGAGCAGGAGCTTGAAACGGCGTCTGAATTAGCAAATGAGCATGATCAAGTATGGAATGGCTGGGTAAATATACTTGACCAATTTGTGCTTATGTTTGGTGAACAAGAAGTAACATTGCAGCAAGCAGCAGAAATGCTAGATGAGGGATATGATTCACTAAGGTTTTCTAGCATCCCACCAACAATTGATGTAGTAACGATTGCGACAGTAGAATATTCACGCTTCAACAATATAAAGGCCGTGTTTATTGTCGGGGTAAATGATGGTGTTTATCCGATGCGTATTGATAAGGAGGGGCTGTTATCCGATGCCGACCGTACTTATTTTGACAAGTTAGATTATGAATTAGCACCAAATGCTAAAAATCGATTACTTCAGGAGGCATTTTTAATTTACCAAGCTTTTGCTTCACCGACAGACAAGCTGTATATTACGTTTGCAAGTGTGGATGAGGAAGGTAAAAGCTTGCTGCCATCGCTTTATATCACTCGACTGCATAAACTATTTACCGTTCAAAATAAGCGTACATTACCGCATATACGCATTTTCATTGATCCTGTTGAAGAATTGGATCAGCATAAAATATTATCTTATTTGCGTCATCCAAAGCCAGCGATTGCTTATTTAGCGACACAGCTAAAAGAGACAGAGCAAACGAAGTTACTTGCAGCAGAATGGCGGGCGCTACGAGCATTTTATCGTCGTTACCCTGAATGGGAGCGAATGCTCCAATTTGTGACAAGACCATTATATACAATTAATAAAGCGGAGCCATTGCAACCAACCATAACAGAGAGGCTATACGGTGAGGAACTACAGGCAAGCGTTTCACGTATTGAGAAGTTTTATCGTTGTCCATATTCACATTTCGCCACATATGGTCTGCGCTTAGAGGAACGGGCAGAATATCGCTTAGAAACGTTTGCAATGGGTGATTTATTCCATGAAGCACTACGCACGATTTTAACGAATGGGGATATGCCACCAGAAAATTACCGTCAATGTCTACAAAGAGCGCGAGAGGTTGTCGAGCCACTTGTCCATATTTTTTCTTATCGTATATTAGAAAGTAATTCACGCTATTTATATATTAAGGAAAAGCTAATTCGCGTTGTAGCACGCACATTATTTGCGTTAACAGAGCATGCAAAGGTAGCAAAATTTAAGCCACTTGTCCACGAAAAGCCATTCGGTAAAGTGGATGATAAGACGATGAAAAAAGGGATAAAGCCATTACCTGCATTAGAAATTCCACTAGAAAATAAACGGAAAATGTACTTGCGAGGGCAAATTGATCGCATCGATGCGTATGAGGAAAACGGGCAATTGCATTTGCGTGTAGTAGATTATAAATCATCGAGTCGAGACTTAGATTTAAATGAAGTGTATCACGGTATTTCATTACAGCTTTTAACCTATTTAGATGTGGCAGTGAAAAATGCCAAGGAGCTACTGGCATTGCCTGAACACCAAAATATTGCTGTAACTCCAGCGGGGGTATTGTATGTTCATGTGCATGATCCTTTAATTCGTTTAGAGGAATATGTTGATGAGCAAATGCGTGAATTACAGCGTCTTGAGAAATATCGTATGCAAGGGCTTTTAACGAATGAAATTCCTGTATTAGAGGCAATGGATGGGAATTTATTAGAACAAAAAAAATCACCTGTTATTCCAGTAAGCATGACAACAAAAGGAGCAATTGGTGCGTACTCTAAAACGGTAGATGTAGAAACGATGCCAGTTTTGCAGGATTTTGTGATTGAAAAGCATAGAGAGGCAGGTAATAAAATATTCACAGGAGTGACAGATATTTATCCGTATAAGTTAAAAAATCGTACAGCCTGTGATTATTGTGCGTTTAAAGCAATCTGTCAATTTGACCCATCAGACGGGCATCAACAATATCATAATTTATCAGTGAAAAAGACAGATGACCTTATTGCGCGGGTAAGAAAGGAGTGTGGCTATAGTGACATTACTGATACCGAAGAAACCGACTGA